The genomic stretch ACCACGATCTGCCCCAGACGAGGGGCTTGAATGGTAATTTCTTCGTCGCAGTTTGGACAGAAAGCTGCAGGCATTTTTACCTCCTGACGGTGAATTTTAATCAGAGTGTGATGATAGCATGGTAATGTGGAAAAAACGTTTAAAATTGGTATCAAAGCCGTTGAAAATTGGCCGATGGTGTGCGAATTTTTGCACATCCTCACTCGGAAGGGCTGAAGGAATAGCCCACCCCTGGAATGGTGTGAATGTAGCGGGGGCGATGGGGGTCGGGCTCTATTTTTGCCCTCAGTCTGCTTATGAGCCCCCTTACCAGGTCTTTATCCCCCCTTCCGGTGTATCCCCAGACCCTTTCCACTATGGTTTCCACAGGTAAAACCTGGCCTTTATGGAGCATAAGGGCGTAAAGGAGGCGGAATTCCAGGTGGGTAAGGCGAACTGGAGCTTTCCCCTCAACCTCAACAGTTCTGCTGATGGGGTCAAGAGTCAGGCCAGCTGTGCTCCAGAGGGGAGTCTTCTGGGGTACCGCACCGGAAGCCCGACGCACGAGGGCTTTCAACTGCGCAATGAGAACAGGAATGCTGAAAGGCCTGATGATGACCAGATCGGCTCCAGCTTCCAGAAGGGCACAGTGGAGGCTTTCGCTTATTGGGTCAAGGATTAGGACAAGGGGAACGCCCGTTTCTGAACGTATCTGCCGGACATAAGGGAGGGGATCGCCTTCTGGAGGGACAAGGAGGATGAGATCGGCGGGTCTTTCAAGCCAAGACTTGAGAGCTTTTCCCAGGTCTCTGGCCTGGATGACCATGAAGTCGGCCCTCTGGAGGGCCAGAGCCAGCACCGCCCCTTCGTCAGGATCGCGGGGCACCAGAAGCGCGAACATCTATTTCCCTCAGGAGTTCCCAAACGAACTTCTCGGTTTTTTCCAGCACCTCTGGATCCAAATTCTCCACAGTGTCCGCTGGGCGATGCCAGCCGGGAAGTATCCCGTCTCTCCTGAGGCCCACAAGGGTGAGAACACGAAAGCCGTGCTTTACCCCAATAGCCCCCTCAGTATAGGCTCCCCGGAAAGATTTGGAATAAGCTCCAAGTTCTGGATAGGATGAGGCGATTTTATCGGCTAAAGCCAGAAGTTCCCGGTCGCTGCGAGAGGTCAAAAGGAAAGTTTCTTTTACAATGTAAACGGGACCAGCTCCCTTCCCTCCTACACTATCCAGGACCAGCCATATAGCTCTGCCCAGCTCCTTTTTGTGGGCTCTGGCAAAGGCTTCCGCACCGTAACACCCCACTTCTTCGCATCCTGAAAGCACCACCCATACTTCAGTTCTTTCCAGGGGCGATCTGGCCAGCCTGCTGGCAATATTCAGGACTATTCCGGCGCCGCTGGCATTATCATTGGCCCCGGGAGTATAAGGGGTGAAATCAGCCTGGAGCGTGATGAGGAATATGCCCAAAATTATAAGAGCGAAAGGAAGGGAGGCAAATTTAAGGGCGGGGAGAGGAAAAAAGGTTCCAGCCAGGAAGAGCCCGGTAAGGGCCAGAGCCGAGATCAGGCCGAGAGGCACGAGGACTGTGAACAGTTTGAGCCAGCGCTCCGAAGAAAAAACCAGAGGTGTTCGGTGGGTATCAAGGTGTCCCATCAAGACCACTTTTTCCCGAACCTCGCCTTTCGGAGGTATTCGTGCCACAACGTTCTGGCTCCGACCTCTGGGAAGTAAAAGGCGTAGGGGACTAGGCCTGAAAGTCAATTCCAGAAGGACAGAAATAAGAGAAATGAACGTCAGAACAAAAGCGATTAAAGCTCCCCATCGTTCTATTGCGAAGAAAAGGATTTCACTGAGCAGAGCGAGGAAGGAGAAAAGAGCATAGGGATGCCAGGCAGATCGGGCGCTTGAAAAAGGTTCAAGGGCCGGATTTAAACCTTCCTGGGCTAAGACTTTGAAGGCGTAATGGGCAGCCTCGATCTCCTTCTCAGTAGTGGAGCCCCTCGGGCCGATGTTTTCTGCCAGGTAGCGGACATGTTCCATGGCCGACATAGCCCAACCTCCCCGAATTTAAACCAAAGTTAGTTTAGCATTAAGGTTTTCGAAAGTCAAAAACCCCCGAGATGTTTGAAGCTTTGTCCGCGGGAAACTTATCCCCTTCGTGCTCTCAAGGGTTCGGAGTTGCTTGCAGCCACACTTTTGTGGGTCCTTATCGCGATGTTGAATTTGCCATTATTCGCGCTGTAGTTTATAATATTATTCGGTGTTCCCCAAAACCGACGGAGGTTAGAGAAATGGCAAAGCTGCTGAGGATAAACATGACAGACCTTTCCGCCAGGTTCGAAGATTTACCCGAAAAATATAAGTATCTGGCGGGAAGAGCTTTGACCACGGCGATAATCTGCGACGAAGTTGACCCTACCTGTCACCCCCTTGGTCCCAATAACAAAATAGTTCTGGCCCCGGGAATTGTCACTGGGACCAATGCTCCTACAAGCGGTAGGGTTTCCGTAGGAACTAAATCCCCCCTTACGGGTACTATAAAAGAGACCAATGCCGGTTCCGACTGGCCTCAACGCCTTGCTCGCCTGGGAATAAGGGGGGTGATTATTGAGGGTTATCCGAAGGAGCCCGGGAAATTCTGGCTCATCCACATCTCCAAGGACGGCGTCAAGTTTGAGCCCGCTGACGAATATTTGGGCAAGGGCCTCTACGAGGTTTACCCCAAGCTTTTTGAGCGCTTCGGCCGCAAAGTCAGCATCATGGGAATAGGGGTGGCCGGCGAAATGAGAATGGCTATGGCCGGAGTTTGCTTCAACGACATTGAGAGGAGGCCAAGCCGCTACGCTGGCCGCGGTGGTGCTGGTGCTGCGCTGGGCGCTAAAGGGGTAAAGTTCATCGTTGTGGATGACGAAGGAGGCCCCGGTGTAGAAATCGCCAACCCCGAGCTCTTTGAGCAGGGCCGGAAGAAACTCCTGGAAGCTCTCCGCACCCACGATATTACCAAGCCCAAGGGCGCTCTGAACACCTACGGTACTGCCGTCCTGGTTAACATCATAAACGAAGCAGGAGCTTACCCCACCCGCAACTTCCGGGAGGGCCGCTTTGAGGGTGCCGCTGCCACTTCCGGCGAAGCCATCTTTGAGACCAATAAGAAGCGCCTGGGCAAGGAGCTCTACAACCACGCATGCCACCCCGGCTGTGTGATCCAGTGCTCCAACACTTATTACGATGAAGAGGGTAAGGAAATCGTCTCCTGTGTTGAGTACGAGACCACCTGGGCGGTAGGGGCCAACTGCGGCATTGACAACCTGGACGCCATTGCCAAACTGACCTGGCTCTGTAACGACCTGGGCCTTGACACTATTGAGACCGGTGGCACAATTGGAGTAGCTATGGACGCTGGTCTCCTGCCCTTCGGCGACTGGCAGGGAGCTATCCGCTTGCTGGATGAGGATGTACGTAAGGGAACTCCCTTGGGCCGGATCATTGGCAACGGTGCCGCCTTCACCGGCAGGGCTTTCGGCTGGCATCGTGTTCCCGGCGTGAAGGGCCAGAACATGCCCGCTTATGAGCCACGAGCCGTAAAGGGCATCGGCGTTACCTACGCCACCTCCACGATGGGCGCTGACCACACCGCCGGCTACACCATCGCACCGGAGATCCTCAGCGTGGGTGGCAAAGTGGACCCGAGGGATGTGAAGAAAGGAGAGCTTTCCCGCAACTTCCAGGCCACTACCGCTTTCATTGACTCTACAGGCCACTGCCTCTTCATCGCTTTCGCCATCCTGGATATTCCCAGCGGTTTTGAAGGGCTCATTGAGGAGTGCAACGGCGTCCTGGGCACCAGCTGGACAGCCGATGACGTTGTCAAATATGGGCTTGACATCCTGAAGAAGGAGAGGCTCTTCAACGAGGCCGCCGGCTTCACCAAAGCCCATGACCGCATTCCTGAATTCATGAAGTATGAGCCACTTCCTCCTCACAATGTGGTCTGGGATGTGCCAGATGAGGAGCTGGATAAGGTTTATGCATTCTAAAGGATGAAAAGGGGGGAACACCAGGGCGGGCTCTGTGCCCGCCCTTTTTGTTAACTGGATATCACCTCAATATACTTCTTCCGGAAGCTTTCCACTTCAAGTTCTCCGCCGGGCACTTCCATTACAAACCAGCCTTTATGGAGGATAAGAACTCTGTGGGCTAAAGCGAGCACTTCATCTACCTGATGGGTGGTCATTATAACCGTGCGCTTTTCCATAGGAAGCCTCTTTAGTAAATCCAGAAGCACCTCAGCGGCTTTCTGGTCCAGGCCAGTAAAAGGCTCATCCAAAAGAAGGAGCTGGGGGTCATGGAGGAGAGCACGAGCGATGGCAAGCCTCTGGAGCATCCCGCGGGAAAAAGTTCGCACTCTTTCCTCTTTCCTATCTTCAAGCCCTACCAGGCTGAGGAGTTCCTCCGAGCGTCTTTCCGGCTCTGGCACTGAAAAAAGACTGGCATAAAAAAGCAGGTTTTCCCTGGCCGTAAGCTCATCGTAGAGAAAGGGGCTGTGGGTTAAAAGGCCCACTTTTCTACGAGCCTCTGAGGCTTTCTCTGGCAGCTGGAACCCACAAACTTTTATTCTGCCCCTATCGGGTTTTATAATTGTGGCGATTATCCGGAGGAGGGT from Anaerolineae bacterium encodes the following:
- a CDS encoding M28 family metallopeptidase yields the protein MSAMEHVRYLAENIGPRGSTTEKEIEAAHYAFKVLAQEGLNPALEPFSSARSAWHPYALFSFLALLSEILFFAIERWGALIAFVLTFISLISVLLELTFRPSPLRLLLPRGRSQNVVARIPPKGEVREKVVLMGHLDTHRTPLVFSSERWLKLFTVLVPLGLISALALTGLFLAGTFFPLPALKFASLPFALIILGIFLITLQADFTPYTPGANDNASGAGIVLNIASRLARSPLERTEVWVVLSGCEEVGCYGAEAFARAHKKELGRAIWLVLDSVGGKGAGPVYIVKETFLLTSRSDRELLALADKIASSYPELGAYSKSFRGAYTEGAIGVKHGFRVLTLVGLRRDGILPGWHRPADTVENLDPEVLEKTEKFVWELLREIDVRASGAPRS
- the ccmA gene encoding heme ABC exporter ATP-binding protein CcmA, with product MVEIEGLAKAFGRREVLRGIDLVVKQGEFVIIMGPNGAGKTTLLRIIATIIKPDRGRIKVCGFQLPEKASEARRKVGLLTHSPFLYDELTARENLLFYASLFSVPEPERRSEELLSLVGLEDRKEERVRTFSRGMLQRLAIARALLHDPQLLLLDEPFTGLDQKAAEVLLDLLKRLPMEKRTVIMTTHQVDEVLALAHRVLILHKGWFVMEVPGGELEVESFRKKYIEVISS
- a CDS encoding aldehyde ferredoxin oxidoreductase, encoding MAKLLRINMTDLSARFEDLPEKYKYLAGRALTTAIICDEVDPTCHPLGPNNKIVLAPGIVTGTNAPTSGRVSVGTKSPLTGTIKETNAGSDWPQRLARLGIRGVIIEGYPKEPGKFWLIHISKDGVKFEPADEYLGKGLYEVYPKLFERFGRKVSIMGIGVAGEMRMAMAGVCFNDIERRPSRYAGRGGAGAALGAKGVKFIVVDDEGGPGVEIANPELFEQGRKKLLEALRTHDITKPKGALNTYGTAVLVNIINEAGAYPTRNFREGRFEGAAATSGEAIFETNKKRLGKELYNHACHPGCVIQCSNTYYDEEGKEIVSCVEYETTWAVGANCGIDNLDAIAKLTWLCNDLGLDTIETGGTIGVAMDAGLLPFGDWQGAIRLLDEDVRKGTPLGRIIGNGAAFTGRAFGWHRVPGVKGQNMPAYEPRAVKGIGVTYATSTMGADHTAGYTIAPEILSVGGKVDPRDVKKGELSRNFQATTAFIDSTGHCLFIAFAILDIPSGFEGLIEECNGVLGTSWTADDVVKYGLDILKKERLFNEAAGFTKAHDRIPEFMKYEPLPPHNVVWDVPDEELDKVYAF
- a CDS encoding response regulator transcription factor, with the translated sequence MFALLVPRDPDEGAVLALALQRADFMVIQARDLGKALKSWLERPADLILLVPPEGDPLPYVRQIRSETGVPLVLILDPISESLHCALLEAGADLVIIRPFSIPVLIAQLKALVRRASGAVPQKTPLWSTAGLTLDPISRTVEVEGKAPVRLTHLEFRLLYALMLHKGQVLPVETIVERVWGYTGRGDKDLVRGLISRLRAKIEPDPHRPRYIHTIPGVGYSFSPSE